CCTGTGGTATTGAAAAATTCTAACGCTCCATCTGCATCAGTATTAAGAAAGCTAGTCCCGATTTTACCACCACTAACTTTCCAATCTGTCTCTACTTGAGCATCGGTAAATAAAGCAGAAGTAGGAATAATTTGATTACTTACTCCAGTATAATTCCATTGCAGTTGAGGTGTGCTAACTCCATTTAAACTTTGTGCATCTAATTCAACTTTATAGAGTTTTCCAGCTACTAAATCAATGGTATTTGTACCTGATTGGGTAGTAGGAGTGAAAACACTGCTATAGTCATTTTTGTAAGCTACAAGTTTACTACTCCAAGAATTTACTTGAGATTGATCAGGAGATACAACACCTCGAAAATAACCATTGTTGTGATTAGAACTTTGATCCACAATGGTTTTTAATCCTTGAGGATGATCACCTGCTAAATTAATATTATTAAAAGTTTCAACTTTTAAGCCTTGGGTAAATCCGCTTGCATAATTAGCGATCGCTCTTTCAGGAGATAACCCCACATTATAGAGGGCTACTTCATCAATTACGCCATTAAAATAATTACCATCACCCGTAAGCCTCACAGTATCGGATAAACGGGTATCTTGTTTCATGTAACCAATACCAATATCCTCACTATGGACAGGTATGCTGGTAAAGTTGGTGGTGACAGTCCCAAATGATGCCCCATTGAGATAACCTGTTAAGTTACCTTGATCAAAACTCAAGACAACGTGATATTTATTGTCTTTAACTACTTGAGTCGCTAACCATTCTCCTGCATTTCCAGACCATGCACTGAGTTTTAATTGATCACCATCGAGATAAATATTGAGACCACTTCCTGTGCCACCTTCTTCATAGATAACCTGTTTACCTGTGAGATCATCGGCTTTAAACCAAAGTTCAATACTCCGGGCGGTGGTGGCTAGAAGGTTAATATTATTATGATCGGGAATAGCAATTCCATCATTAACACCGTCAAATTTAACTCCTGTACTCCCAGCCACTAAACCAGGATTATTGAGAGTAGGACTACCTAAGTAGGTAAACAAAATAAAAATGAGGGGTATTGCATTTTTTAAAATGGCTGAAACTCAATCAGAATCTCGCATTGAGACAACTTTACATACCGTTATATACCTTTAAATTTTTCTGTTTACCTACTTACATTTCGTGCATTAAGATTGTCAAGGTGATTGATGGTGAAATATTGAAGGCGGTTAAAACCGCCCGTGCCGTTTTTCATCCCCTGTCTAAAGCACGAAAGACGGAACTTCGTTCCTGTTTCTCAGGGGCTTTCAAACTTTCCGAGCTATCCCGTAAACTTGAGAACCGGAAATTTGTTGTTGGGAAGCACTGCAACCGCTTAAGGCTTTCCATAGACCTGTATTCCGATCTAGGACATAAGATAATACAGCTTTTTTAGACATGGAATTTTATGTGGATTATCCACAGACTAGAAGGTATAAAAATTGTAAAATATCCTTTTAGCATAGATACAAGAATTTAAGAATTACTCAATTATTCTTAACGCCCCTTCTGATTAATGAAGGGGATATGGGGTTTTTACTTACATCCTAAAGATTGACGAGTATCTACACCAGTTTTAGAATTTACACCACTGGCATTAACACAGAGCTTTTTCACCTGTAGCATATCTAAAATTGCATTGGTAAAATCAGCACCAGTGACATCAACTGCATCAAAAGTAGAACGCAACATCATCGCCTCTGTAAAAACTGCATCACTTAAATCGGCATCTTTGAATCTTGATAAATAAGCAATTCCTTGACTAAAATCCACACCATGAAAATTTACAGTATCCAATAAAACACCGTTAAATACAGCACCACGTAAATCAGCAGTGCTAAAATTAGTATTTTCTAATTTCACGCTTGTAAACTCAATCCCAATTAAACTTTGTCCAGAAAAGTCCTTCCCCCCGACTCCCTTATTTACAAGAGAATTAGTAACACTAGAAGAACTTGCTGCTTGCGCTGATAGGGGAAACACAAACAACACTAGAGCTAAAATCACACTAGCCAAGATTGAGCGATACTTCATAATTTTTGCTTAATAAATCTCAACAATTCCACCATTAATCATTAAACCGCAGGAAGGATGCAGAAGTGATTTTCTGCTAAATTAACAACGATCTCGTAGGATAGATAAATGTTGAGATGCGATCGCACGTAAACGTCAATATAAATAACTACCTGTGGCTAATCAAGAAAATATTACCTCGTTGCCAGTTGCTCATGGGGAAACCCCCCAAAATTTCCCTGCTTCCCAATCTCTGACACGAACCCCTTTATATCAAATGAGTGTAGAACTCAAAGCCAGATTTACCAGCTTTGGGGGCTGGGAAATGCCCATACAATATAGCAGTATCACCCAAGAACACCATGCCGTTAGGAATACCGCTGGAATGTTCGATATTTCTCACATGGGCAAATTTACCCTCCAAGGTAAAAACCTGATTTCCCAACTGGAGTATTTAGTTCCCTCCGATTTAAGTCGGTTACAACCTGGACAAGCACAATATACCGTATTGCTTAACCCCCAAGGCGGAATCATTGACGACATCATTATTTATTACCAAGATATAGACAGCACTGGTACGCAAAATTTAGTCATCATCGTCAACGCCTCAACTACCGACAAAGACAAAAAATGGCTATTGGCACATCTTGATCTTGATGTAGTCCAATTTCAAGACCTATCACGGGATAAAATCTTAATTGCCGTTCAAGGACCAACAGCAACTCATCATCTGCAATCCCTAGTCACAACAGACTTATCACCCATTAAGGCTTTTGGGCATTTAGAAACGACCATTTTTGGCAAACACGCATTCCTCGCCCGCACAGGTTACACTGGCGAAGATGGTTTTGAAGTGATGGTGGATGCCTCCGTTGGGATAGATTTGTGGCAAAGTTTATATAATGCTGGTGTTATTCCCTGCGGACTTGGTTGTAGAGATACCCTTCGCTTAGAAGCTGCAATGGCACTTTATGGGCAAGATATTGACGATACCACCACACCGCTAGAAGCTGGCTTAGGTTGGTTGGTACATTTAGATACCAAAAGTGATTTTATTGGCAGAGAGGTTTTAATCCAGCAGCAAGCCCAAGGAATATCTCGTAAACTGGTCGGTTTGCAAACACAAGGACGCAATATTCCTCGTCATGGCTACCCCGTATTATCATCTAAACAAGTCGTAGGAGAAGTGACAAGTGGTACTATCTCCCTGACACTCGGTTATCCCATAGCCTTAGCTTACGTTCCCACCCAATTAGCAAAGCTTAAGCAGCAGCTAGATGTGGAAATTCGCGGTAAAGCTTACCCTGCGGTGGTTGTGAAACGCCCATTTTATCGCTCAAAGAATCGTGTTATTAACTGATAATCTTTGAGGTTTTTGAGGAATAATGTCTTTTAGGTTACTCTTGTAACACTATTTTTTTAACGTGGAAGAGAAAGTGATATGTCTTTAGAATATCCCCAGGATTTTCGCTACTTAGATTCCCATGAATATGTTCGTTTAGATGGAGAAATTGCCACTATTGGTATTACTGCGTTTGCTATAGAACAATTAGGTGATATTGTCTTTTTGGAACTGCCAGATATTGGTGATGTTATTACCAAGGGAGAGACATTTGGTTCTATTGAATCCGTGAAGGCTGTTGAAGACTTGAATTCACCTGTTACTGGTACAGTTGTAGAACGCAATGAAGCTTTAATAAATGATCCAGAACAAGTAACTGAAGATCCTTACGGTGAGGGTTGGTTCTTAAAAGTTCGTATCAATGACCCTGATGAAG
The DNA window shown above is from Anabaena sp. WA102 and carries:
- a CDS encoding LamG-like jellyroll fold domain-containing protein encodes the protein MFTYLGSPTLNNPGLVAGSTGVKFDGVNDGIAIPDHNNINLLATTARSIELWFKADDLTGKQVIYEEGGTGSGLNIYLDGDQLKLSAWSGNAGEWLATQVVKDNKYHVVLSFDQGNLTGYLNGASFGTVTTNFTSIPVHSEDIGIGYMKQDTRLSDTVRLTGDGNYFNGVIDEVALYNVGLSPERAIANYASGFTQGLKVETFNNINLAGDHPQGLKTIVDQSSNHNNGYFRGVVSPDQSQVNSWSSKLVAYKNDYSSVFTPTTQSGTNTIDLVAGKLYKVELDAQSLNGVSTPQLQWNYTGVSNQIIPTSALFTDAQVETDWKVSGGKIGTSFLNTDADGALEFFNTTGDRYAISQPYDLSQGGNLSFSLILGGNSTINNVSGVQSVANGSTNGDTVDDNKAIKLEYSIDNGNTWVLLDSFTSKSEGGNWHNVVIDLPTKAQTQSTRFKWSQPSYVLDNWAIDNVGVVTNSNNVWADIKGADVLKAQKDNGTTIGNGEALYFTGKPFAIVTPLPDVSLSLLKDSFANLITGDFNGDGKTDFLRQQKFQWSYDNQLVTTYLSQGDGTFNTVNTNYPSSVANDFSAIIQTGDFNGDPYQDSLRSDPGVNIITGYCRRLQRRWCR
- a CDS encoding pentapeptide repeat-containing protein — its product is MKYRSILASVILALVLFVFPLSAQAASSSSVTNSLVNKGVGGKDFSGQSLIGIEFTSVKLENTNFSTADLRGAVFNGVLLDTVNFHGVDFSQGIAYLSRFKDADLSDAVFTEAMMLRSTFDAVDVTGADFTNAILDMLQVKKLCVNASGVNSKTGVDTRQSLGCK
- the gcvT gene encoding glycine cleavage system aminomethyltransferase GcvT; this encodes MANQENITSLPVAHGETPQNFPASQSLTRTPLYQMSVELKARFTSFGGWEMPIQYSSITQEHHAVRNTAGMFDISHMGKFTLQGKNLISQLEYLVPSDLSRLQPGQAQYTVLLNPQGGIIDDIIIYYQDIDSTGTQNLVIIVNASTTDKDKKWLLAHLDLDVVQFQDLSRDKILIAVQGPTATHHLQSLVTTDLSPIKAFGHLETTIFGKHAFLARTGYTGEDGFEVMVDASVGIDLWQSLYNAGVIPCGLGCRDTLRLEAAMALYGQDIDDTTTPLEAGLGWLVHLDTKSDFIGREVLIQQQAQGISRKLVGLQTQGRNIPRHGYPVLSSKQVVGEVTSGTISLTLGYPIALAYVPTQLAKLKQQLDVEIRGKAYPAVVVKRPFYRSKNRVIN
- the gcvH gene encoding glycine cleavage system protein GcvH, which translates into the protein MSLEYPQDFRYLDSHEYVRLDGEIATIGITAFAIEQLGDIVFLELPDIGDVITKGETFGSIESVKAVEDLNSPVTGTVVERNEALINDPEQVTEDPYGEGWFLKVRINDPDEVNEDTLTADEYSALVEGV